TGAGCCAAGAATGTTGCAGGCAAAAATACATTATGACGGATATATGACAGCCCTAAACAAATTAAAAGAGTTATGAATACAAGAGAAATAAAATTTAAAGCGTGGGATATAGGTGAAAACCAAATGGTATATGGTCTAAATCATATTTTGTTTGCAGAAGTTTATAGACGTGAAAACACGGTGTATTATGACAACAGAGATAAAGGTGTTATCATAATGGAATACACCGGACTAAAAGACAAGAACGGAAAAGAGATTTATGAGGGGGATGTTGTTGATTGTGAAAACGGTATTTTAAGAGAAATAAAATGCTTTGGTCCTGTTTACTATGGTGTTACTCCAGGAGGCGATTTTTGTATGCTTATGCAAAGTAACAATTTCAAAGAAAGTGAAGTAATAGGAAACATATACGAAAACCCTGAACTATTAGAGAAATGAGAAAAGGACTTTATAGTGACGATGTAGCTATGACGGCTACCTACACAGAGCGCCAGATATTGTGGTTTGCTGGAGAGATGCGGGAGATAAACCCAAAAATGAATTGTATGTTGTTCGCAATACTTGCTGATGCCATACTGCCGTGCAGCGCATATATCTATTATGACATGAACCACATGGTGCTAGGGTTTTATGATGGCGGGGTGGGCCACATTAGATATTTTGATATCAATGGTGAACTGTCGCAGAGTGAATGTAAAAACATGCTTACAATCAATTCGTATGCCCTGGGCGATCTAACACCCTTAATCAAGGCGGCATCGGACGGCCATCCTGGTGAATATCAACATGCAAAAAACGACTAACAAAATAAAAAAAATATGCCGTGGCAACTAAAAATGCTAAAGTGCGACAGTAGCCATATTAATTATATATAATATTGCAGTATAATAGAGGCTATTGTCGCATTTGTCTATGGAATACCTACATCGTAATAAAATCATATACAGGCGTGACCCGATAAATGACGTGCCTACGGAAGAATTTCCCTGGGGCTGGTATTACGAAAACGGAACTTATGAGTATTACAATCTGTTCTCGTTCAAAGATAAGATAACTTCGTATGTAAGCCTGCAATGGCATTTGCATACAATTTTGTATCTTAACCCGGAGTTAACAGAGGAGAAGTTAAGAGAGATCGCGTTGGTGTTTTCTAATCCGAGAAATGGTTATTGCTTGTATCCGCTGCACGCGGACAGGGTCATGGAAACGGTAGACGATGTACTAAAGATGGACCTTGAGATCCCACCTGCTAACCGAAAGAGAAAAGTAATATTCAAGGATTACTGTGGTCTTACGGCTCATGAGAAGTTATCTATCTCAGGGAAGATGATTGGTAGAAGCAAGAGCATAACAGAGAGTGATCTCTACGAGATGATGTTATTGCTGCACGACAGAGGAGAGATAATTACAATAAAGTCTTTAGCGCAAGAACTGGAGACATCGACAAGAACTATTTACAGAACTTTAAGTAATCAATTGAATGACGAAAAAACTAGATTAAACTATGCGTTGAGAAATGAAAAATTACAATCTGAAGAACTACATTAG
This window of the candidate division WOR-3 bacterium genome carries:
- a CDS encoding HTH domain-containing protein codes for the protein MEYLHRNKIIYRRDPINDVPTEEFPWGWYYENGTYEYYNLFSFKDKITSYVSLQWHLHTILYLNPELTEEKLREIALVFSNPRNGYCLYPLHADRVMETVDDVLKMDLEIPPANRKRKVIFKDYCGLTAHEKLSISGKMIGRSKSITESDLYEMMLLLHDRGEIITIKSLAQELETSTRTIYRTLSNQLNDEKTRLNYALRNEKLQSEELH
- a CDS encoding YopX family protein — encoded protein: MNTREIKFKAWDIGENQMVYGLNHILFAEVYRRENTVYYDNRDKGVIIMEYTGLKDKNGKEIYEGDVVDCENGILREIKCFGPVYYGVTPGGDFCMLMQSNNFKESEVIGNIYENPELLEK